One segment of Ureibacillus thermophilus DNA contains the following:
- a CDS encoding biotin--[acetyl-CoA-carboxylase] ligase, with protein MNLSMKDKILQHFLQSKGEPISGQQLADELGISRTAIWKHLQTLQEEGYKFITIKKKGYQLVAAPDRVDAAKISSFLKTKRFGYSIHYFEEIDSTQSYAQKLARQGAEDGTVIIAEEQTGGKGRMQRIWHSAKGKGIWMTVIIRPNILPHQAPQLTLVAAVSVVMAMKSLYQNFTPEIKWPNDILINGKKCAGILTEMLAEMDRVDGLLIGIGINTNHELDDFPEDIQSIATSIAIEEKKKVDRAELVAEILKNLEHFTDEYVENGFTSIKTLWEEHSGTIGKRIKASTIRETIEGQAIGITDEGVLEILLDDGQVKKVYSADIEIQN; from the coding sequence ATGAATTTATCCATGAAAGATAAAATATTGCAACATTTCCTGCAATCGAAAGGAGAGCCGATTTCCGGGCAGCAGCTGGCAGATGAGTTGGGAATTTCCCGCACAGCGATATGGAAACATCTTCAAACACTTCAAGAGGAAGGTTATAAATTTATTACGATTAAGAAAAAAGGATATCAATTGGTAGCTGCACCAGATCGGGTTGATGCTGCAAAAATTTCGTCTTTTTTAAAAACAAAACGTTTTGGCTATTCTATCCATTATTTTGAAGAAATTGATTCGACCCAATCCTATGCACAAAAATTGGCCAGACAAGGGGCTGAAGACGGCACCGTTATCATTGCAGAAGAGCAAACGGGCGGTAAAGGAAGAATGCAGCGAATTTGGCATTCTGCAAAGGGGAAGGGTATTTGGATGACGGTGATTATTCGCCCCAATATTCTTCCCCACCAAGCCCCTCAATTGACGTTAGTGGCTGCAGTAAGCGTTGTGATGGCAATGAAATCTTTATACCAAAACTTTACGCCGGAAATTAAATGGCCGAATGATATTTTAATCAACGGCAAAAAATGCGCAGGCATCTTAACGGAAATGCTGGCAGAGATGGACAGGGTCGATGGCTTATTGATTGGAATCGGCATCAATACTAATCATGAACTGGACGATTTCCCAGAAGACATCCAATCTATTGCAACTTCTATTGCCATTGAAGAAAAGAAAAAAGTAGACCGGGCCGAATTGGTAGCAGAGATACTGAAAAATTTGGAGCATTTTACCGATGAATATGTCGAAAATGGTTTTACATCCATTAAAACATTATGGGAAGAACATTCAGGCACCATCGGTAAACGAATTAAAGCCTCCACCATTCGGGAAACGATTGAAGGACAAGCAATCGGCATTACCGATGAAGGAGTGCTTGAGATTTTATTGGATGACGGACAAGTGAAAAAAGTTTATTCTGCCGACATTGAAATTCAAAATTGA
- the panB gene encoding 3-methyl-2-oxobutanoate hydroxymethyltransferase — MNTTTDFIKMKANGEKIVMVTAYDYPGAKYAEQAGVDMILVGDSLGMVVLGYESTVQVTVDDMIHHAKAVRRGAKDTFMVVDMPFGSYHGDPNEALKTAVRMVQESGADALKVEGAGEVLYVIKKLVQAGIPVVAHLGLTPQSIGVLGGYKVQGKTAEQAKNLVEDALRCQEAGAMAVVLECIPHQLTEIVSKKLVIPTIGIGAGPEADGQVLVFHDFLRYGSHHIPKFVKAFADVGEQVQKGMEGYIKAVKDGSFPALEHCFTMKEEELFSIYGGT; from the coding sequence ATGAACACAACAACAGATTTCATAAAAATGAAAGCTAATGGGGAAAAAATTGTCATGGTGACGGCTTATGACTACCCTGGAGCGAAATATGCGGAACAGGCAGGAGTCGATATGATTCTTGTCGGAGATTCATTAGGGATGGTCGTTTTAGGCTATGAGTCGACGGTGCAAGTGACTGTAGATGATATGATCCACCATGCAAAAGCGGTTCGCCGCGGTGCAAAGGATACGTTTATGGTGGTGGATATGCCCTTTGGCTCTTACCATGGAGACCCAAACGAAGCGCTGAAAACAGCTGTCCGCATGGTGCAAGAGTCAGGGGCAGATGCCTTGAAAGTAGAAGGTGCGGGAGAAGTCCTTTATGTCATTAAAAAATTAGTACAAGCTGGTATTCCTGTAGTTGCTCATTTAGGTTTGACCCCTCAATCAATAGGAGTGCTTGGAGGATATAAAGTGCAGGGGAAAACGGCTGAACAGGCGAAAAATTTAGTGGAAGATGCCCTTCGCTGCCAAGAAGCAGGCGCCATGGCAGTTGTATTAGAATGCATCCCTCATCAGTTGACTGAAATCGTTTCTAAAAAATTGGTTATTCCAACAATCGGCATTGGCGCGGGTCCTGAAGCGGATGGCCAAGTATTAGTGTTCCATGATTTTTTGAGATACGGAAGCCATCATATTCCAAAATTTGTGAAAGCCTTTGCTGATGTGGGGGAACAAGTTCAAAAGGGAATGGAAGGTTATATAAAAGCGGTCAAAGACGGTTCGTTCCCTGCTCTTGAACATTGTTTCACCATGAAAGAGGAAGAATTATTTTCGATTTATGGAGGAACCTAA
- the panC gene encoding pantoate--beta-alanine ligase, which translates to MEVVQTIAELKSIVRKVKSEGKTIGLVPTMGYLHEGHMALAKKAREENDVVIMSIFVNPTQFGPNEDYESYPRDLERDRKIAESVGVDIVFAPSVEEMYPTDGGIRIHAGRQATILCGASRPGHFDGVLQVVTKLFHLAEPTRAYFGQKDAQQVAIVTTLVRDYNFPLEIRTVPIVREEDGLAKSSRNVYLSVEERKEAPAIFQSLKLAKEVFLSSHDAEKATRAAKEYILEKTKGRIDYVELLSYPDLTPVDETTEQFLLAAAVFIGKTRLIDNIIFSKEGEMKNV; encoded by the coding sequence ATGGAAGTTGTACAAACAATCGCTGAACTAAAATCAATCGTGCGAAAAGTAAAATCCGAGGGAAAAACAATTGGTCTTGTGCCGACGATGGGATATCTTCATGAAGGGCACATGGCGCTTGCGAAAAAGGCAAGAGAAGAAAACGATGTTGTCATTATGAGCATTTTTGTCAATCCTACCCAATTTGGACCGAATGAAGACTATGAATCATATCCAAGAGATTTAGAGAGGGATCGAAAAATTGCTGAATCCGTTGGGGTTGACATTGTGTTTGCCCCATCCGTTGAAGAAATGTATCCGACAGATGGAGGCATCCGCATTCATGCTGGCAGACAGGCAACCATTCTTTGCGGTGCATCAAGACCAGGCCATTTTGACGGGGTGCTGCAAGTGGTGACAAAATTATTCCATTTGGCAGAACCGACAAGGGCATATTTTGGCCAAAAAGATGCCCAGCAAGTCGCCATTGTGACGACTCTTGTGAGAGATTATAATTTCCCGTTAGAAATTCGAACAGTGCCAATCGTACGGGAAGAAGACGGTCTAGCAAAATCCTCCCGAAACGTTTATTTGTCGGTAGAAGAGCGGAAAGAGGCTCCGGCAATCTTTCAATCTTTGAAACTGGCAAAAGAAGTATTTTTATCTTCCCATGATGCAGAAAAAGCGACTCGCGCAGCAAAAGAGTATATTTTAGAGAAAACAAAGGGACGTATTGATTATGTGGAGTTGTTATCCTATCCAGATCTAACACCTGTGGATGAGACAACGGAACAATTTTTGCTTGCAGCGGCGGTATTTATCGGGAAAACGCGCTTGATCGACAATATCATTTTTTCAAAAGAAGGAGAAATGAAGAATGTTTAG
- the panD gene encoding aspartate 1-decarboxylase, whose protein sequence is MFREMMNAKIHRAQVTEANLNYVGSITIDADLLDAVGMLPNEKVQVVNNNNGARFETYIIPGKRGSGVICVNGAAARLVQEGDIVIIISYAYVEQEKLAEHKPTVAIMGEGNKIKEIIHYEPEATVL, encoded by the coding sequence ATGTTTAGAGAAATGATGAACGCTAAAATTCATCGTGCGCAAGTAACAGAAGCCAATTTAAACTACGTCGGTTCCATTACGATTGATGCGGATCTTTTAGATGCGGTCGGAATGCTTCCAAATGAAAAAGTGCAAGTGGTAAACAACAATAACGGTGCACGGTTTGAAACATATATCATTCCCGGAAAGCGTGGAAGCGGGGTTATTTGTGTAAATGGTGCTGCTGCCCGTCTTGTTCAAGAAGGGGATATTGTTATTATTATTTCATATGCCTATGTAGAACAGGAAAAACTGGCTGAACATAAACCGACTGTTGCCATCATGGGAGAAGGCAACAAAATTAAAGAAATTATCCACTATGAACCGGAAGCAACAGTGCTATAA
- the lpdA gene encoding dihydrolipoyl dehydrogenase, which produces MKKYDVAIIGAGAGGYVAAIYAARSGLNVALVEKGKVGGACFNLGCIPSKIMIEHSKLIQKMNQGKEWGITSGPVQIDFPKLMQRKDVLIQQLLEDIHRYIGNNTITFYEGKGEVSKDLTVKVNGEEFQAEHIILATGSKPFVPPFKGLETTTYYTTDTIFHIKELPKQLTIIGGGVISIEMAFSLAPLGTKVTILNHSHDILQTEEPDARPIIREKLYDFGVELVLDFEFKEFRGNKIVTSRGVYTYENLLFATGRRPNVEIAESLGLEMNGRFIKVNEHYETSMPRVYAIGDIIGGYQLAHAASAEGIHVIETILGNHPEPIDQSAIPRCVYSTPEIATFGVMEDEVNPEEVIVTKLPFKFNPKALMEGNSDGFIKFISSKKDNRILGACVVADGATEILNSMLAVKVAGGTAEDLGKIIFPHPTKSELIGDAARTVFWKGIHI; this is translated from the coding sequence ATGAAAAAATATGATGTTGCAATTATCGGTGCAGGTGCCGGTGGATATGTGGCCGCCATTTATGCGGCAAGAAGCGGGCTGAATGTTGCTTTAGTTGAGAAAGGAAAAGTCGGAGGGGCCTGCTTTAATTTAGGCTGCATCCCATCCAAAATTATGATTGAACATTCCAAGCTTATTCAAAAAATGAATCAAGGAAAAGAATGGGGCATTACATCGGGGCCTGTTCAGATAGACTTTCCAAAATTAATGCAGCGAAAGGATGTCTTGATTCAACAATTATTGGAAGATATCCATCGTTATATTGGAAATAACACGATTACTTTCTATGAAGGAAAAGGGGAAGTCTCAAAAGATTTAACCGTGAAAGTGAACGGAGAAGAATTTCAAGCGGAACATATCATTTTAGCAACGGGAAGCAAACCATTTGTGCCGCCGTTTAAAGGGCTAGAGACGACCACTTATTATACGACGGATACAATTTTTCATATCAAGGAGCTACCTAAGCAATTAACGATTATCGGCGGTGGGGTCATTTCCATTGAGATGGCTTTCAGTTTAGCTCCACTCGGGACAAAAGTGACGATTTTAAATCATAGCCATGATATTTTGCAGACAGAAGAGCCAGATGCACGGCCCATTATCCGCGAAAAATTGTATGATTTTGGGGTCGAACTTGTATTGGATTTTGAGTTTAAAGAATTTCGTGGAAATAAAATTGTGACGTCTCGAGGTGTTTATACATACGAAAACTTATTATTTGCAACGGGAAGAAGACCAAATGTAGAAATTGCCGAATCTCTCGGGCTGGAAATGAATGGTCGCTTTATTAAAGTCAATGAACATTATGAAACAAGCATGCCGCGTGTATATGCAATCGGCGATATTATCGGCGGGTATCAATTAGCCCACGCGGCAAGTGCGGAAGGCATTCATGTCATTGAAACGATTCTTGGAAATCATCCTGAGCCAATCGATCAATCTGCTATTCCACGGTGCGTTTATTCTACTCCGGAAATCGCAACTTTTGGCGTAATGGAAGATGAAGTCAATCCAGAAGAAGTAATTGTGACAAAACTTCCATTTAAATTCAACCCAAAAGCCCTGATGGAAGGGAATTCAGATGGCTTTATTAAATTCATCTCCAGCAAAAAAGATAACCGCATTTTAGGAGCCTGTGTTGTAGCAGACGGGGCGACGGAAATCTTGAATTCCATGCTTGCGGTGAAAGTGGCTGGGGGAACTGCGGAGGATTTAGGAAAAATCATATTCCCGCATCCGACAAAGAGTGAATTGATAGGAGATGCAGCGCGCACAGTTTTCTGGAAAGGCATTCATATTTAA
- the dinG gene encoding ATP-dependent DNA helicase DinG yields MDNQKYVIVDLETTGHSPKAGDRIIQISMVIMRNWEVEETFTTFIHPERSIPFYIQDLTNISERDIEGAFPFEYYAEDIYERLQDGIFVAHNADFDLSFLQEEFERAGLSKWKGKKIDTVELSKILFPTALGFKLGDLANDLEIPLHHAHRADDDAMATALLLKKCWEEILMLPVQTIEQLHKHSFKLKSNISHLLFQALQIKRKTIEDEDKFAHYHQLVFKKKPPIASAPDLKTVYPSSDEEKQELLSRQFPNFEKRTEQFQMMDAIWETLEQKKEMMIEASTGVGKTLGYLLPAFIYAKQQGKKICISTYTSVLLEQLLYKEIPKIEKVFGIKIHATLLKGMQNYIDIELFEQLLEQGEHSYDETLTIMQILVWLSKTETGDLSELNLSGGGQLLIEKIRKKRRNENPFDFYERAIQESMDADIIVTNHAMLLADLERLEPIFQSIDGWIIDEAHQLIQAAIHRQQVIFSYAQWKYYFGQMGLASEDGLFEIFQKAAMKTGRFSKPLFIQLEKSFQKTVNLFEQVMETIVSSMKNQKQTYFDYKRTAFLKDLSFHPSLLKEVSRSLQHWIDLAEQASIHFRQNVDELSKENKLLVERWDYWIREWKLKLAEWDELFFIEKNHYALWIECDNRQIPGSIRIYKKPIEIRESIEKLFHSLRKNAGIIWTSGTLTIPNNERFIANQLGIAKDVPILKLNAPQNYYGGAKVYIATDMPDIQGVPQSEYIESVAAAVTQIVQSIEGRCFVLFTSQDMLKRTVELIQEAELLKDYLLFAQGVTSGSRMRLLKSFQKFPRSVLFGTNSFWEGVDVPGEDLSAVIIVRLPFSSPDEPTFKTKAAILKENGQNAFTDLSLPEAILRFKQGFGRLIRSSKDKGAFIVLDRRIETKSYGTEFLKALPNIKIEKLPLQHMVKDLQHWYNSSEEK; encoded by the coding sequence ATGGATAATCAAAAATATGTCATCGTAGATTTGGAAACAACTGGACATTCTCCAAAAGCAGGAGATCGAATTATTCAAATTTCTATGGTCATTATGAGAAATTGGGAAGTGGAAGAAACTTTCACGACTTTTATCCACCCAGAGCGGTCCATTCCCTTTTATATACAAGACTTAACGAACATTTCAGAACGCGATATTGAAGGCGCTTTTCCTTTTGAATATTATGCAGAGGACATTTATGAACGATTGCAGGACGGCATCTTTGTCGCCCATAATGCCGATTTTGACTTATCGTTCTTGCAAGAGGAATTTGAACGGGCTGGACTTTCAAAATGGAAGGGAAAGAAGATTGATACTGTAGAATTATCAAAAATACTCTTTCCGACAGCGCTGGGCTTTAAATTGGGCGATCTTGCAAACGATTTGGAAATTCCCCTTCATCATGCCCATCGTGCAGATGATGATGCAATGGCAACAGCTCTTTTATTGAAAAAATGCTGGGAAGAAATTTTAATGCTTCCCGTTCAAACGATTGAACAATTGCATAAACATTCTTTTAAATTAAAATCAAATATCTCCCATTTGTTATTTCAGGCATTGCAAATAAAGCGGAAAACCATTGAAGATGAAGACAAATTTGCCCATTATCATCAGCTTGTTTTCAAAAAGAAACCGCCCATTGCCAGTGCACCTGATTTAAAAACAGTCTATCCTTCTTCTGATGAAGAAAAACAAGAGCTTCTTTCAAGACAGTTTCCAAATTTTGAAAAAAGAACAGAACAATTTCAAATGATGGATGCAATTTGGGAAACGCTAGAACAGAAAAAGGAAATGATGATTGAAGCATCTACAGGTGTAGGTAAGACTTTGGGCTACTTGCTGCCGGCCTTTATTTATGCCAAACAGCAAGGAAAGAAAATATGCATCAGCACCTACACTTCCGTTTTATTGGAACAGCTTTTATATAAAGAAATTCCGAAAATCGAAAAGGTCTTCGGAATCAAGATTCATGCTACCCTCCTAAAGGGAATGCAAAATTATATAGATATTGAATTATTTGAACAGCTGCTTGAACAAGGGGAGCACTCCTATGACGAAACATTGACCATAATGCAAATTCTTGTTTGGCTTTCTAAAACGGAAACAGGGGACTTAAGCGAATTGAATCTTTCCGGCGGAGGACAGCTTTTGATTGAAAAAATCCGAAAAAAACGCCGAAACGAAAACCCTTTTGATTTTTATGAAAGAGCCATTCAAGAAAGTATGGATGCGGATATTATTGTGACTAATCATGCGATGCTGCTTGCTGATTTGGAGCGCCTTGAACCTATTTTCCAATCGATTGACGGGTGGATTATCGATGAAGCCCATCAATTGATTCAGGCCGCCATCCACCGCCAGCAAGTGATTTTTTCTTATGCCCAATGGAAATATTATTTTGGCCAAATGGGTCTTGCTTCAGAAGATGGGCTTTTTGAAATCTTTCAAAAAGCCGCTATGAAAACAGGACGATTTTCCAAACCATTATTCATTCAGTTGGAAAAGTCTTTTCAAAAAACGGTCAACCTTTTTGAGCAAGTGATGGAGACAATCGTTTCCTCCATGAAAAATCAAAAGCAGACTTATTTTGATTATAAACGGACCGCATTTTTGAAAGATTTATCATTTCATCCATCTTTGTTAAAAGAAGTTTCCCGCTCTTTGCAACATTGGATTGATTTAGCCGAACAAGCATCCATACATTTTCGCCAAAATGTTGATGAATTATCAAAGGAAAATAAACTCCTTGTAGAACGATGGGATTACTGGATTCGCGAATGGAAACTGAAATTAGCGGAATGGGATGAACTTTTCTTTATAGAAAAAAATCATTATGCCCTTTGGATTGAATGCGATAACCGCCAAATTCCAGGCAGCATCCGCATTTATAAAAAACCGATTGAAATTAGAGAATCCATCGAAAAACTATTTCATTCTTTAAGAAAAAATGCGGGCATTATTTGGACTTCAGGAACGCTCACCATTCCGAACAATGAACGGTTTATCGCCAATCAATTAGGCATTGCAAAAGATGTTCCAATTTTGAAGCTAAATGCGCCGCAAAACTATTACGGAGGCGCGAAAGTCTATATTGCAACAGACATGCCGGATATCCAAGGAGTTCCCCAATCCGAGTATATTGAATCTGTAGCAGCAGCCGTGACGCAAATTGTGCAATCCATTGAGGGGCGTTGTTTTGTGCTGTTTACATCCCAGGATATGTTGAAACGGACTGTAGAACTTATTCAAGAGGCGGAATTATTGAAGGATTATTTATTATTTGCCCAAGGCGTGACAAGCGGCAGCCGGATGAGGCTATTGAAATCCTTTCAAAAATTTCCACGGTCCGTCTTGTTTGGCACGAACAGTTTTTGGGAAGGAGTCGATGTGCCCGGGGAGGATTTAAGTGCGGTGATTATTGTCCGATTGCCTTTTTCCTCTCCGGATGAACCAACATTTAAAACAAAAGCAGCCATCTTAAAAGAAAATGGGCAAAATGCTTTTACCGACTTATCGTTGCCGGAAGCCATTTTACGATTTAAACAGGGATTTGGAAGACTCATCCGCTCTTCGAAGGATAAAGGGGCATTCATTGTATTGGACCGGCGAATTGAAACAAAATCCTATGGCACAGAATTTCTTAAAGCACTTCCAAACATTAAAATTGAAAAACTCCCTTTACAACATATGGTGAAAGATTTACAACATTGGTATAATAGCAGTGAAGAAAAGTAG
- a CDS encoding DUF5590 domain-containing protein, giving the protein MKNWIIFIISFVLILTIGISSLVLWKASSPFSKIEQQAIDLAISSNLIKTAADAYVYNGNKPYVTVLGVDEEGVEKAVFVPITLEEKSIQMVELKDGISEEEAISILEKKDVKKVLHTKLGYEEPGAVWEIAYINKSDKLNYVYILFEDGQWWKRILNL; this is encoded by the coding sequence ATGAAAAATTGGATTATTTTTATCATAAGTTTTGTGTTAATATTAACTATTGGAATATCTAGTTTAGTCCTCTGGAAAGCATCAAGCCCATTCTCAAAAATTGAACAGCAGGCAATAGATTTGGCAATCTCGTCAAACTTAATCAAAACGGCTGCTGATGCTTATGTATATAATGGCAATAAGCCTTACGTTACCGTTTTAGGCGTTGATGAAGAGGGGGTTGAGAAGGCCGTTTTTGTACCAATTACATTAGAAGAAAAATCGATACAAATGGTTGAATTGAAAGATGGCATTTCAGAGGAAGAGGCTATTTCGATTTTAGAAAAAAAAGATGTTAAAAAAGTGCTTCATACAAAATTAGGCTATGAGGAACCGGGGGCTGTCTGGGAAATTGCTTATATTAACAAATCGGACAAACTCAACTATGTCTACATTTTGTTTGAAGATGGACAATGGTGGAAACGCATTTTGAATTTATAG
- a CDS encoding pyridoxal phosphate-dependent aminotransferase, with product MKELLANRVKTLTPSSTLAITAKAKEMKAQGIDVIGLGAGEPDFNTPQNIIDAAVDSMQKGFTKYTPSGGLPALKEAIIEKFKRDNQLEYKPNEIIVGVGAKHVLYTLFQVILNDGDEVIIPTPYWVSYPEQVKLAGGVPVYIETTSEQNYKINAAQLKNAITDKTKALIINSPSNPTGMLYTREELEEIAKVALEHNILIVSDEIYEKLVYNGAEHFSIAQISDEVKAKTIVINGVSKSHSMTGWRIGYAAGDADIIKAMTDLASHSTSNPTTASQYGAIEAYNGPQDSVEEMRKAFESRLEAIYPKLNAIPGFKVVKPQGAFYLLPDVSEAAAKTGFASVDDFASALLTEGNVAVIPGSGFGAPSTIRISYATSLDLLEEAVSRIEKFVKDRWQE from the coding sequence ATGAAAGAATTATTGGCCAATCGTGTAAAAACTTTAACACCATCATCAACTTTAGCAATCACTGCCAAGGCAAAAGAAATGAAAGCACAAGGCATCGACGTGATTGGACTTGGAGCCGGAGAACCTGATTTTAACACTCCACAAAACATCATTGATGCTGCAGTTGATTCAATGCAAAAAGGATTTACAAAATATACTCCATCTGGAGGGCTTCCGGCTCTAAAAGAAGCGATTATCGAAAAATTTAAACGAGATAATCAATTGGAATATAAGCCAAATGAAATCATCGTCGGCGTTGGTGCAAAACACGTTCTTTACACTTTATTCCAAGTTATTTTAAATGATGGCGATGAAGTCATCATCCCAACGCCATATTGGGTTTCCTATCCTGAGCAAGTAAAACTTGCAGGCGGGGTTCCTGTTTATATTGAAACAACGAGCGAACAAAACTACAAAATCAATGCTGCGCAATTGAAAAATGCTATTACGGATAAAACAAAAGCGTTGATTATCAACTCTCCAAGCAATCCAACGGGAATGCTCTACACGCGTGAAGAATTAGAAGAGATTGCAAAAGTAGCCCTTGAACACAACATTCTCATCGTTTCAGATGAAATTTATGAAAAACTTGTATACAATGGTGCTGAGCATTTCTCCATTGCACAAATTTCAGATGAAGTAAAAGCAAAAACAATCGTAATTAACGGTGTTTCAAAATCCCATTCCATGACAGGCTGGCGAATCGGATATGCAGCAGGGGACGCAGATATTATTAAAGCTATGACCGATTTAGCATCTCACTCTACTTCCAATCCAACGACTGCCTCTCAATATGGAGCAATTGAAGCGTATAATGGGCCGCAAGATTCTGTAGAAGAGATGAGAAAAGCCTTTGAATCACGTTTAGAAGCCATTTATCCGAAATTAAATGCCATTCCTGGCTTTAAAGTAGTTAAACCTCAAGGTGCCTTCTATTTATTGCCGGATGTAAGCGAGGCGGCTGCAAAAACTGGTTTTGCTTCAGTGGATGATTTTGCAAGCGCATTGCTAACAGAAGGAAACGTTGCAGTCATCCCAGGCTCTGGCTTTGGTGCGCCTTCCACAATCCGCATCAGCTATGCGACTTCTTTGGACTTGTTGGAAGAAGCAGTAAGCCGCATCGAAAAATTTGTAAAAGATCGTTGGCAAGAATAA
- a CDS encoding DnaD domain-containing protein, with protein sequence MKEQNHRLRKWTEQKNVNIPELFFRHYKKLGISDNEAMLLLQILAFHSENVYFPTPNALAERMHYTDEEILAKLERLVQKGFLEISQGYDANGILYEKYSLFPLWDRILDIVDKQAIHQEEQQKKKEEGEIFTLFEQEFGRLLSPIEIETISSWLDQDQHSPKIIREALKEAVLAGKLSFRYIDRILFEWKKKNIRTIQQVEKQREQFVKQNSPSIPPKQFTPENHKKVPFYNWLDERE encoded by the coding sequence GTGAAGGAACAAAATCATCGACTCCGTAAGTGGACTGAGCAAAAAAATGTGAACATCCCAGAGCTTTTTTTTCGCCATTATAAAAAATTAGGCATCTCGGATAATGAAGCCATGCTATTGTTGCAAATATTGGCCTTTCATTCAGAAAACGTTTATTTTCCGACTCCTAATGCGTTGGCTGAGAGAATGCACTATACGGATGAAGAAATTCTAGCCAAACTGGAACGCCTCGTTCAAAAGGGTTTTTTAGAAATCTCCCAAGGATATGACGCAAACGGAATATTGTATGAAAAATATTCCTTATTTCCATTATGGGATCGAATTTTGGATATCGTTGATAAACAAGCAATCCATCAAGAAGAGCAGCAAAAGAAAAAAGAGGAAGGAGAAATCTTTACCCTTTTTGAACAAGAATTTGGCCGTTTGCTTTCCCCAATAGAAATTGAAACGATTTCTTCTTGGCTGGATCAAGATCAGCATTCCCCAAAAATTATCCGGGAAGCATTAAAAGAAGCGGTGCTCGCCGGAAAATTATCTTTTCGTTACATCGACCGGATTTTATTCGAATGGAAAAAGAAAAACATTCGCACTATCCAACAAGTGGAAAAGCAACGGGAACAATTCGTTAAACAAAATTCACCTTCCATCCCTCCAAAGCAATTCACACCGGAAAATCACAAAAAAGTGCCATTTTACAATTGGTTAGATGAAAGAGAATAG
- the nth gene encoding endonuclease III: MLTKKQWEHCLEVIDQMFPDAHCELVHKNPFELLIATLLSAQCTDQLVNKVTKDLFQKYHKPEDYLSVPLEELQQDIRSIGLYRNKAKNIQKLCEKLIAEFNGEVPKTREELTSLPGVGRKTANVVMSVAFGIPAIAVDTHVERVTKRLGLCRWKDSVLEVEETLMKKTPKERWSKTHHQLIFFGRYHCKAQNPQCHQCPLLDVCREGQKRLKKGLVKQ, encoded by the coding sequence ATGTTGACAAAAAAGCAGTGGGAACATTGTTTAGAAGTCATCGATCAAATGTTCCCTGATGCCCACTGTGAGCTGGTACATAAAAATCCGTTTGAATTATTAATTGCAACGCTTCTATCGGCCCAATGTACCGATCAGCTCGTCAATAAAGTAACAAAAGATTTGTTCCAAAAATATCACAAACCGGAAGATTATTTATCAGTGCCATTAGAGGAGTTGCAGCAGGATATTCGCTCCATTGGGCTCTATCGAAATAAAGCAAAAAATATTCAAAAATTATGCGAAAAATTGATTGCAGAATTTAACGGAGAAGTGCCAAAAACAAGGGAAGAGCTGACTTCGCTTCCGGGAGTGGGAAGAAAAACGGCCAATGTGGTTATGTCTGTGGCTTTTGGGATTCCTGCCATTGCAGTTGATACTCATGTGGAAAGGGTAACAAAACGGCTCGGTTTATGCCGTTGGAAGGACAGCGTGTTGGAAGTGGAAGAAACGCTCATGAAAAAAACGCCGAAGGAAAGATGGTCCAAAACCCATCACCAATTAATTTTCTTTGGCAGATATCATTGCAAAGCCCAAAATCCTCAATGCCATCAATGCCCGCTGTTAGATGTGTGCAGAGAAGGGCAAAAACGGTTGAAAAAAGGGTTGGTTAAACAATGA
- a CDS encoding YpoC family protein: MIRVKKEAIQKDQIEPYFQKWDKLSKEIYQAHDEWNREMAQNLMEQGIALFEELMVKASDTDSEKLEFHEAYEAMPLNGLERFQFIKARPGQYACYVQLDELFKEVKKRLARLRVQK, from the coding sequence ATGATTCGGGTGAAAAAAGAAGCTATTCAAAAGGACCAGATTGAACCGTATTTTCAGAAATGGGACAAATTATCGAAAGAAATTTATCAGGCTCATGACGAGTGGAATAGAGAAATGGCTCAAAATTTAATGGAACAAGGAATTGCCCTTTTTGAAGAATTGATGGTCAAAGCTTCAGATACAGATTCTGAAAAGCTTGAATTCCATGAAGCATATGAAGCAATGCCGTTAAATGGGTTGGAGCGTTTTCAATTCATTAAAGCAAGACCAGGCCAATATGCTTGCTACGTACAGCTGGATGAATTGTTTAAAGAAGTGAAAAAGCGATTAGCGCGGCTCCGAGTGCAGAAATAG